One genomic segment of Mytilus galloprovincialis chromosome 5, xbMytGall1.hap1.1, whole genome shotgun sequence includes these proteins:
- the LOC143074674 gene encoding uncharacterized protein LOC143074674, with protein sequence MPPKLPSRKQPGSRQPYPAQLRQGHPPPRTPLGIWPPMPFMGYGPRSPMDMSSKIVEKEINMPMDPPGRRRNDSHDSGTERQGNDDKSDYEKDPRAWQNYPVPPHPGQFDRHLPFYDDKIYPDYYRGFLEYERREQEKKESGKEKRNRSFSGDYEKDEDLDRPTKEQETKQPVIQKDPFDDTPDKESKYDRATAPSLMMASNSSHCESCSEEGKSIEAIQFCSDCEEHLCKECVEYHKKCKATKSHHLMDLASMLRLKIPNIKKFCIIHEDVSLDFYCTQHDTVCCRKCIPSKHQSCKDVLPLEVASELIKKSSLFEDTFSEWQNIGKILDHLKKDRNDNINELEKSESAICKEVRDWKSNLIKQINTFEDKIKVDLSNLKTRNLDELKKQNDEISELHENVQEREQELEFLKEHGSNSQLFRMLREHGKGVQNAVKRVQEMTRSYKRVYLKFENRTDIDIKSIGSISVCKEARDVPYSPVKFQQAQVQPERVEAILTFKKEITEQLQPTDKLHITDLAVTADDTLFLCNYASGVRKIYVYRTNLKDIIYVNKLSLPSEPYCISVFKGREKAVVSLPSKSYVQFINTKSLTLDKTIAVGGYCYGITTSGENFVVGRSTEISIFKENGECIKNIFLNDELTYEVVSSLHYNQNDNRIICKKLGQICSIQTDGTVAYHYAVSGSACLAVDAQGHVYVSEVYKNEIHRLIPDGRFRDVVLTEKDGIEKPFAMAFNDSFTKFYVTNNKGLLQVYNCT encoded by the exons ATGCCTCCAAAATTACCGTCCCGAAAACAACCAGGGTCACGTCAGCCATATCCAGCTCAGCTGAGACAAGGCCACCCACCACCACGTACACCTTTGGGGATTTGGCCACCAATGCCTTTTATGGGTTATGGTCCTAGATCCCCTATGGATATGTCCAGTAAGATTGTGGAAAAGGAAATTA aTATGCCGATGGATCCACCTGGGAGGCGGCGCAATGATAGTCATGATTCAGGAACAGAAAGACAAGGTAATGATGATAAATCTGACTACGAAAAAGATCCAAGAGCGTGGCAAAATTATCCTGTACCTCCTCATCCAG GTCAATTTGATAGACACCTACCATTCTATGATGACAAGATTTATCCAGACTATTATAGAGGTTTTCTAGAATATGAAAGAAG GGAGCAAGAGAAAAAAGAAAGTGGAAAAGAAAAGAGGAATCGATCATTTTCGGGTGATTATGAAAAAGATGAAGATCTTGATAGACCTACTAAGGAACAGGAGACTAAACAACCAGTCATACAGAAAGATCCGTTTGACGATACACCTGATAAAGAAAGCAAATATGACCGAGCTACTGCACCAAG TTTGATGATGGCATCTAATTCATCGCACTGTGAGTCTTGTTCAGAGGAAGGGAAATCAATAGAGGCGATACAGTTCTGTTCCGATTGCGAGGAACATCTTTGTAAAGAGTGTGTAGAATACCATAAGAAATGTAAAGCCACAAAGTCTCACCATTTGATGGACTTGGCGTCAATGTTGAGATTAAAAATACCTAATATCAAGAAATTTTGCATTATTCATGAAGATGTTTCTCTAGATTTTTACTGCACGCAACATGACACAGTATGTTGTAGGAAATGCATCCCGTCTAAGCATCAGTCCTGCAAAGATGTCCTACCGTTGGAGGTCGCTTCCGAACTCATAAAAAAGTCTTCTTTATTTGAAGACACATTTAGTGAATGGCAAAACATTGGTAAAATTTTAGATCATTTAAAAAAGGATCGAAACGATAATATCAATGAATTGGAAAAATCAGAATCCGCAATATGTAAAGAGGTCAGGGATTGGAAAAGCAATCTAATTAAACAAATCAACACTTTTGAAGACAAGATAAAGGTAGATCTCTCGAATCTCAAGACAAGGAACCTAGATgaattaaagaaacaaaatgatgaaatttcaGAATTACACGAAAATGTACAGGAGAGGGAACAGGAATTGGAATTTCTAAAGGAACATGGATCAAATAGCCAACTGTTCCGTATGCTAAGAGAACATGGAAAAGGAGTTCAGAATGCTGTCAAACGTGTTCAAGAAATGACAAGGTCATATAAAAGggtatatttgaaatttgaaaacaggaccgaTATTGACATTAAGTCAATTGGATCGATTTCGGTGTGTAAGGAAGCACGTGACGTTCCGTATAGTCCAGTCAAATTTCAACAAGCTCAAGTTCAGCCAGAAAGAGTTGAGGCTATacttacttttaaaaaagaaataacagaGCAGTTACAACCTACCGATAAACTGCATATAACAGACCTAGCTGTTACTGCAGACGATACATTGTTCTTATGCAACTATGCATCTGGTGTCCGCAAAATCTATGTTTATAGAACTAATCTAAAAGACATAATTTACGTAAACAAATTAAGTCTTCCCAGTGAACCATATTGCATTTCTGTATTTAAGGGAAGAGAGAAAGCAGTTGTTTCACTACCATCCAAGTCTTATGTACAATTCATTAACACAAAAAGTTTGACACTTGATAAAACTATCGCAGTAGGTGGATATTGTTATGGTATCACCACATCTGGGGAAAATTTTGTAGTCGGCAGATCAACAGAAATCTCAATATTTAAAGAAAACGGGGAGTGTATCAAGAATATATTTCTAAATGATGAATTAACATATGAAGTTGTTAGTTCCCTGCACTACAATCAAAACGATAACAGGATAATTTGTAAAAAACTCGGACAGATTTGTAGTATTCAAACAGATGGAACTGTTGCTTATCATTATGCAGTGTCAGGGAGTGCATGTCTAGCAGTTGATGCACAAGGACATGTGTATGTGAGTGAAGTATATAAAAATGAGATACATCGATTAATACCAGATGGACGATTCCGTGATGTAGTATTGACAGAAAAAGACGGTATTGAAAAACCATTCGCTATGGCGTTTAATGACAGTTTTACAAAGTTTTATGTTACAAATAACAAAGGTTTGCTGCAGGTATACAATTGTACATAA